In Zalophus californianus isolate mZalCal1 chromosome 17, mZalCal1.pri.v2, whole genome shotgun sequence, one DNA window encodes the following:
- the ZNF30 gene encoding LOW QUALITY PROTEIN: zinc finger protein 30 (The sequence of the model RefSeq protein was modified relative to this genomic sequence to represent the inferred CDS: inserted 5 bases in 3 codons; deleted 1 base in 1 codon; substituted 1 base at 1 genomic stop codon), producing MPTIEKCTSFALHQRLPNREQSCECQGCGNMFCQGSNLVQHERTHSSEKTCKCKECGKNFSNGHQLTIHQRFHIGEKPYKCKEFATFSYLVRHQRIHTVEKLXECKECGKAFIRGSDFVKHGRIHTGEKPYECKECGKTFSNSHQFTIHQSIHTVKTPYESGKCGKAFYSSSYXVQHQKIHKGEKPYECKECEKAFIVYGKLLRHQTIQTGEKPYECKECGEAFSSSLPLVKHQRIHTGEKPYECKECGKSFTVYGQLTRYQSIRTGEKPFECKECGKAFRLSSFLNAHQRIHSGVKPYECKECGKAFSPASYLVQHERLHTGEKPYECKECGKAFSTGSYLVQHQRIHTGEKPYECKECGKAFISRHQFTVHQRVHTGEKPYECKECEKVFRVHVHLTQHQKIHIDVKPYKCKEFGKTIGCASYLVQHGRIHTGEKPYECXECGKAFTVYGQLIGHQSVHTGEKPFECKECGKTFRLNSFLSEHXRIHTGEKPFKCRKCGKPFRYSSAFKVHQRNHMHVKP from the exons ATGCCCACTATTGAGAAATGTACATCTTTTGCTCTACATCAGAGACTTCCTAACAGAGAGCAATCATGTGAATGTCAGGGATGTGGGAACATGTTTTGTCAAGGCTCGAACCTTGTTCAACATGAGAGAACACATTCTAGTGAAAAAACCtgcaaatgtaaagaatgtgggaagaACTTTAGTAATGGACATCAACTCACCATACATCAGAGATTTCATATTGGTgagaaaccttataaatgtaaGGAATTTGCCACCTTTTCGTACCTTGTTcgacatcagagaattcacactgtTGAGAAACt tgaatgtaaagaatgtgggaaggcTTTTATTAGAGGCTCAGACTTTGTTAAACATGGgagaattcatactggtgagaaaccatatgaatgtaaggaatgtgggaagaccTTTAGTAATAGCCATCAATTTACTATACATCAGAGTATTCATACTGTTAAGACACCCTATGAAAGTGGGaaatgtggaaaagctttttatagTAGCTCAT CTGTTCAACATCAAAAAATCCATAAaggtgagaaaccctatgaatgtaaggaatgcgAGAAAGCTTTTATAGTGTATGGAAAACTTCTTCGGCATCAGACTATTCAGACTGGTgaaaaaccctatgaatgtaaagaatgtggagAGGCCTTCAGTAGTAGCTTACCCCTGGTtaaacatcagagaattcatactggtgagaaaccctatgaatgcaAGGAATGTGGGAAGTCCTTTACTGTGTATGGACAACTTACTCGATATCAGAGTATTCGTACTGGTGAGAAACCTtttgaatgtaaggaatgtgggaaggcctttagaCTTAGTTCATTTCTTAATGCACATCAGAGAATTCATTCA GGGGTAAAGCCCTACGAAtgcaaggaatgtgggaaggcctttagtCCTGCCTCATACCTTGTTCAACATGAAAGACTTCATACAGGTGAGAAACCGTATGAGTGTAAAGAGTGTGGCAAGGCCTTTAGCACTGGCTCATACCTTGTTCAACACCAGAGGATTCATACCGGTGAGAAACCCTATGagtgtaaggaatgtgggaaggctttTATTAGTCGCCATCAATTTACTGTACATCAAAGGgttcatactggtgagaaaccctatgaatgtaaggaatgtgagAAGGTCTTTAGAGTACATGTACATCTTACACAACATCAGAAAATTCACATTGATGTGAAACCCTATAAATGCAAGGAATTTGGAAAAACTATTGGTTGTGCCTCCTACCTTGTACAACATGGAagaattcatactggtgagaaaccttatgaatgttAGGAATGTGGAAAGGCCTTTACTGTGTATGGACAACTTATTGGACATCAGAGTgttcatactggtgagaaaccctttgaatgtaaggaatgtggcaAGACCTTTAGACTTAATTCATTCCTTAGTGAACA CAGGATACACACTGGTGAGAAACCCTTTAAATGCAGAAAATGTGGGAAGCCCTTTAGATATAGTTCAGCCTTTAAAGTACATCAGAGAAACCATATGCATGTAAAACCCTAA
- the ZNF792 gene encoding zinc finger protein 792 isoform X2 has product MGAEPWVPDRVDMTSAMARGAYSGPMSGFCCGMEGERRVSAEGVSQDRKLKAALSNQKDYSCDTCGLHLKDILHLTEHEATHARQKPDVCEVAGRGIKSNANLYQHQMQQNIDKPVRRDEDRASPVKSCRDDTSKEPFTVREDGKDFVGGTATSCFLWHQVAHRVEEPPQSTGMQSHNKCSEFGNAFSDKPTPVQHQRTHTGERPYECNKCGIFFSHASGLYQHQRDHNRGKPYECCECGKFFSQHSSLVKHQRVHTGESPHVCSDCGKFFSRSSNLIQHKRVHTGEKPYECSECGKFFSQRSNLIHHKRVHTGKSAHECSECGKSFNCNSSLIKHWRVHTGERPYKCNECGKFFSHIASLIQHQIVHTGERPYGCSECGKAFSRSSDLMKHQRVHTGERPYECIECGKLFSQSSSLNSHRRLHTGERPYQCPECGKFFNQSSSLNNHRRLHTGERPYECLECGKTFRQRSNLRQHQKVHKPDRPYKCGECGKAFSQRPTLVRHQKIHTRERSAENVHPPPAQRRAVEISSENSLYEGAISQRLNLLHPSVHTGQIPYEC; this is encoded by the exons ATGGGGGCAGAGCCATGGGTGCCTGACAGGGTGGATATGACGTCAGCCATGGCAAGAGGGGCATACAGCGGACCTATGTCTG GGTTTTGCTGTGGAATGGAGGGTGAGCGTAGAGTGTCTGCAGAAGGAGTGTCACAGGACAGGAAGCTCAAGGCGGCTCTGTCCAACCAGAAGGACTACTCCTGTGACACGTGTGGCCTGCACTTGAAAGACATTTTGCACTTGACTGAACACGAGGCAACACATGCCAGGCAGAAACCAGACGTGTGTGAGGTGGCTGGGAGAGGGATCAAGTCCAATGCAAACCTTTACCAGCATCAGATGCAGCAGAATATAGACAAGCCTGTCAGAAGGGATGAGGACAGGGCCTCACCTGTGAAGAGCTGCAGAGATGACACATCAAAGGAACCTTTCACAGTCAGGGAGGATGGGAAGGACTTTGTGGGTGGGACGGCCACATCCTGCTTTCTGTGGCATCAGGTCGCTCACAGAGTGGAGGAGCCACCCCAGAGCACTGGCATGCAGAGCCATAACAAGTGCAGTGAATTTGGGAACGCTTTCAGTGACAAGCCCACACCTGTTCAGCACCAGAGAACccacactggagaaaggccttatgagtgcaACAAATGTGGGATATTCTTCAGCCACGCTTCCGGCCTCTATCAGCACCAGAGAGATCACAATAGAGGAAAGCCTTATGAGTGCTGCGAATGTGGGAAGTTCTTTAGCCAACACTCTAGTCTCGTTAAACATCAGAGAGTTCACACTGGGGAAAGCCCTCACGTGTGCAGTGACTGTGGGAAATTCTTTAGCCGAAGCTCCAACCTCATTCAGCATAAGAGGGTGCACACAGGAGAGAAGCCTTACGAGTGCAGCGAATGTGGGAAGTTCTTCAGCCAGCGCTCCAACCTCATTCATCATAAGAGGGTTCATACAGGCAAAAGCGCTCACGAGTGCAGTGAGTGTGGGAAGTCTTTCAACTGCAACTCCAGCCTCATAAAGCACTGGAGggttcacactggagaaagacCTTATAAGTGCAACGAATGTGGGAAATTCTTCAGCCATATCGCCAGTCTCATCCAACATCAGATAGTCCACACTGGTGAACGGCCTTACGGGTGCAgcgaatgtgggaaagccttcagccGGAGCTCCGACCTCATGAAGCATCAGAGAGTCCACACTGGGGAACGGCCTTATGAGTGCATCGAATGTGGGAAATTGTTTAGCCAGAGCTCCAGCCTCAATAGCCATCGGAGACTTCACACTGGTGAACGGCCTTATCAGTGCCCCGAATGTGGGAAGTTCTTTAACCAAAGCTCCAGCCTCAATAACCATCGGAGACTTCACACCGGTGAGCGGCCTTATGAGTGCCTCgaatgtgggaaaaccttcagACAAAGGTCTAATCTGAGGCAACACCAGAAGGTTCACAAACCAGACAGGCCATATAAGTGTGGcgaatgtggaaaagcctttagcCAGAGGCCTACGCTCGTCCGGCACCAGAAAATTCACACTAGGGAAAGGAGTGCAGAGAATGTGCACCCTCCTCCAGCACAACGACGTGCAGTGGAAATAAGCTCTGAGAACAGTCTTTACGAGGGGGCCATCAGCCAGAGGTTGAACCTCCTTCATCCCAGTGTCCACACTGGGCAGATTCCCTATGAATGCTAG
- the ZNF792 gene encoding zinc finger protein 792 isoform X1 produces the protein MAAAAAAAAALRDPAQGCVTFEDVTIYFSQEEWGLLDEAQRLLYCDVMLENFALIASLGLTSFRSHIVAQLQMGAEPWVPDRVDMTSAMARGAYSGPMSGFCCGMEGERRVSAEGVSQDRKLKAALSNQKDYSCDTCGLHLKDILHLTEHEATHARQKPDVCEVAGRGIKSNANLYQHQMQQNIDKPVRRDEDRASPVKSCRDDTSKEPFTVREDGKDFVGGTATSCFLWHQVAHRVEEPPQSTGMQSHNKCSEFGNAFSDKPTPVQHQRTHTGERPYECNKCGIFFSHASGLYQHQRDHNRGKPYECCECGKFFSQHSSLVKHQRVHTGESPHVCSDCGKFFSRSSNLIQHKRVHTGEKPYECSECGKFFSQRSNLIHHKRVHTGKSAHECSECGKSFNCNSSLIKHWRVHTGERPYKCNECGKFFSHIASLIQHQIVHTGERPYGCSECGKAFSRSSDLMKHQRVHTGERPYECIECGKLFSQSSSLNSHRRLHTGERPYQCPECGKFFNQSSSLNNHRRLHTGERPYECLECGKTFRQRSNLRQHQKVHKPDRPYKCGECGKAFSQRPTLVRHQKIHTRERSAENVHPPPAQRRAVEISSENSLYEGAISQRLNLLHPSVHTGQIPYEC, from the exons atggcggcggctgcggcggcggcggcggcactcAGGGACCCGGCACAG ggctgtgtgacctttgagGACGTGACCATTTACTTctcccaggaggagtgggggctCCTTGATGAGGCTCAGAGGCTCCTGTATTGCGACGTGATGCTGGAGAACTTTGCACTTATAGCCTCACTGG GACTTACCTCCTTCAGGTCTCACATAGTCGCCCAGCTGCAGATGGGGGCAGAGCCATGGGTGCCTGACAGGGTGGATATGACGTCAGCCATGGCAAGAGGGGCATACAGCGGACCTATGTCTG GGTTTTGCTGTGGAATGGAGGGTGAGCGTAGAGTGTCTGCAGAAGGAGTGTCACAGGACAGGAAGCTCAAGGCGGCTCTGTCCAACCAGAAGGACTACTCCTGTGACACGTGTGGCCTGCACTTGAAAGACATTTTGCACTTGACTGAACACGAGGCAACACATGCCAGGCAGAAACCAGACGTGTGTGAGGTGGCTGGGAGAGGGATCAAGTCCAATGCAAACCTTTACCAGCATCAGATGCAGCAGAATATAGACAAGCCTGTCAGAAGGGATGAGGACAGGGCCTCACCTGTGAAGAGCTGCAGAGATGACACATCAAAGGAACCTTTCACAGTCAGGGAGGATGGGAAGGACTTTGTGGGTGGGACGGCCACATCCTGCTTTCTGTGGCATCAGGTCGCTCACAGAGTGGAGGAGCCACCCCAGAGCACTGGCATGCAGAGCCATAACAAGTGCAGTGAATTTGGGAACGCTTTCAGTGACAAGCCCACACCTGTTCAGCACCAGAGAACccacactggagaaaggccttatgagtgcaACAAATGTGGGATATTCTTCAGCCACGCTTCCGGCCTCTATCAGCACCAGAGAGATCACAATAGAGGAAAGCCTTATGAGTGCTGCGAATGTGGGAAGTTCTTTAGCCAACACTCTAGTCTCGTTAAACATCAGAGAGTTCACACTGGGGAAAGCCCTCACGTGTGCAGTGACTGTGGGAAATTCTTTAGCCGAAGCTCCAACCTCATTCAGCATAAGAGGGTGCACACAGGAGAGAAGCCTTACGAGTGCAGCGAATGTGGGAAGTTCTTCAGCCAGCGCTCCAACCTCATTCATCATAAGAGGGTTCATACAGGCAAAAGCGCTCACGAGTGCAGTGAGTGTGGGAAGTCTTTCAACTGCAACTCCAGCCTCATAAAGCACTGGAGggttcacactggagaaagacCTTATAAGTGCAACGAATGTGGGAAATTCTTCAGCCATATCGCCAGTCTCATCCAACATCAGATAGTCCACACTGGTGAACGGCCTTACGGGTGCAgcgaatgtgggaaagccttcagccGGAGCTCCGACCTCATGAAGCATCAGAGAGTCCACACTGGGGAACGGCCTTATGAGTGCATCGAATGTGGGAAATTGTTTAGCCAGAGCTCCAGCCTCAATAGCCATCGGAGACTTCACACTGGTGAACGGCCTTATCAGTGCCCCGAATGTGGGAAGTTCTTTAACCAAAGCTCCAGCCTCAATAACCATCGGAGACTTCACACCGGTGAGCGGCCTTATGAGTGCCTCgaatgtgggaaaaccttcagACAAAGGTCTAATCTGAGGCAACACCAGAAGGTTCACAAACCAGACAGGCCATATAAGTGTGGcgaatgtggaaaagcctttagcCAGAGGCCTACGCTCGTCCGGCACCAGAAAATTCACACTAGGGAAAGGAGTGCAGAGAATGTGCACCCTCCTCCAGCACAACGACGTGCAGTGGAAATAAGCTCTGAGAACAGTCTTTACGAGGGGGCCATCAGCCAGAGGTTGAACCTCCTTCATCCCAGTGTCCACACTGGGCAGATTCCCTATGAATGCTAG